Proteins encoded within one genomic window of Kibdelosporangium phytohabitans:
- a CDS encoding 2'-5' RNA ligase family protein has protein sequence MAHTVAVFFDDDADRAVRALWRRLDQAGVPSLAGHPNGRWAPRVTFAAAKQIPRRTRDLLKDELRTLAIPSLWLSNLGTFPSTENVLMLGAVVDAELLAVHSAIHDVLAGQVQSPQAYWLPGSWTPHCALAQGVEHHKLIEGFAALHPVDRIEARVEHVAIVDTQTAEVEIVK, from the coding sequence ATGGCTCACACAGTGGCTGTGTTCTTCGACGACGACGCGGACCGCGCGGTCAGGGCGCTGTGGCGCAGGCTCGACCAGGCCGGAGTGCCGAGCCTGGCCGGCCACCCGAACGGCCGCTGGGCGCCACGTGTGACGTTCGCCGCTGCCAAGCAGATCCCGCGCCGGACCCGTGACCTGCTCAAGGACGAGCTGCGCACGCTGGCCATCCCCTCCTTGTGGCTGTCGAACCTCGGCACGTTCCCGAGCACGGAGAACGTGCTGATGCTCGGCGCGGTCGTGGACGCCGAACTGCTGGCGGTGCACTCCGCGATCCACGACGTGCTCGCCGGGCAGGTGCAGTCGCCGCAGGCCTACTGGCTGCCCGGCTCGTGGACCCCGCACTGCGCGCTCGCCCAAGGCGTCGAGCACCACAAGCTGATCGAGGGTTTCGCGGCGCTGCACCCCGTCGACCGGATCGAGGCGCGCGTCGAGCACGTCGCGATCGTGGACACGCAGACCGCCGAGGTCGAGATCGTCAAGTGA
- a CDS encoding alpha/beta fold hydrolase — protein sequence MRNVVEFGGRGRGILLLHGLMGRATIWWPVAQWLTRYGRVVGLDARAHGRNPVQTGRTEDFVADAAEVVRELGPSVVIGHSMGGLHAWALAATHPELVSGIVVEDMAPDQTGKTVDKWKSYFESWPVPFQSLAHVKAFFGQYGDHFVECFEERADGYHLIADLERLYPIANEWGERDYWDLIEKIQCPMLAIEAATSAMPPGQMSQMPVRSPGGGKHVVVPGSGHVVHRDQPEIYRGAVEAFLSSLT from the coding sequence ATGCGGAATGTGGTCGAGTTCGGTGGCCGTGGCCGGGGCATCCTGCTGCTGCACGGGCTGATGGGCCGGGCGACCATCTGGTGGCCGGTGGCGCAGTGGCTGACGCGCTACGGCCGCGTCGTCGGACTCGACGCCCGCGCGCACGGCCGCAACCCCGTCCAGACCGGGCGCACCGAGGACTTCGTCGCCGACGCCGCCGAAGTGGTGCGTGAACTCGGCCCGTCGGTGGTGATCGGGCACTCGATGGGCGGCCTGCACGCGTGGGCGCTCGCCGCGACCCACCCCGAGCTGGTCAGCGGCATCGTGGTCGAGGACATGGCGCCCGACCAGACCGGCAAGACCGTGGACAAGTGGAAGTCGTACTTCGAGTCGTGGCCGGTGCCGTTCCAGTCGCTGGCGCACGTCAAGGCGTTCTTCGGCCAGTACGGCGACCACTTCGTGGAGTGCTTCGAGGAGCGCGCGGACGGCTACCACCTGATCGCCGACCTTGAGCGGCTCTACCCCATCGCCAACGAGTGGGGCGAACGGGACTACTGGGACCTGATCGAGAAGATCCAGTGCCCGATGCTGGCGATCGAGGCGGCGACCAGCGCCATGCCGCCAGGCCAGATGAGCCAGATGCCGGTGCGTTCGCCCGGCGGCGGCAAGCACGTCGTCGTTCCCGGCTCGGGGCACGTGGTGCACCGCGACCAGCCGGAGATCTACCGCGGCGCGGTGGAGGCGTTCCTGTCGTCGCTCACTTGA
- a CDS encoding M1 family metallopeptidase — protein sequence MDHPRRRIAAMFVATSILVVGCTSSPPDNQAPQPQPGQPAAAPSADGAGDPYYPRDGNGGYDVAGYNVSISYDPATGILDGDTTVTAKATAELTEFNLDLIGFDIAGVDVDGKPAKFAREGEHELVITPAAPVAKAASFATRVRYKGKPELKDDGQLGTNGWQKSKSGGAFVAGEPHSATFWFPANDHPRDKAAFRLTARVPSGWSVVSNGREEPSSTDNGWTTFRWVEETRLATYLTTVGIDKWTFERSALADGTPVVTAYAPGVENKKQLESRLPEILEFLGSKFGPYPQKAAGGIYLNEDIGFSLETQGRPIYAKWTNLETVVHENAHQWFGDSVSVDTWADICLNECFASYSQWLWAEAKDKQNLDQRYRSAIDKVRTREQYWANKLYGMGKGKEFHGVYDKGILAIHALRRQVGEDAFNRVLKEWTATHKDGNASWAQFEEFVQKTANQDLRGFFDAWFHGDKIPADQYLYPGPLRG from the coding sequence ATGGACCACCCACGCCGCCGTATCGCCGCGATGTTCGTCGCGACATCCATCTTGGTCGTGGGGTGCACCAGCTCACCACCGGACAACCAGGCGCCGCAGCCGCAGCCGGGTCAGCCCGCCGCGGCCCCGTCGGCGGACGGCGCCGGTGACCCGTACTACCCGCGGGACGGCAACGGCGGATACGACGTCGCCGGCTACAACGTCTCGATCAGCTACGACCCGGCCACCGGGATCCTCGACGGCGACACGACCGTCACCGCCAAGGCCACGGCCGAGCTGACCGAGTTCAACCTGGACCTGATCGGCTTCGACATCGCGGGTGTCGACGTCGACGGCAAACCGGCGAAGTTCGCCCGTGAGGGGGAACACGAGCTGGTGATCACACCGGCGGCGCCGGTGGCCAAGGCCGCGTCGTTCGCCACGCGCGTGCGCTACAAGGGCAAGCCCGAACTCAAGGACGACGGGCAGCTGGGCACGAACGGCTGGCAGAAGTCCAAGTCCGGTGGGGCGTTCGTGGCCGGTGAGCCGCACTCGGCCACGTTCTGGTTCCCCGCCAACGACCACCCGCGCGACAAGGCGGCGTTCCGGCTGACCGCGCGGGTGCCGTCCGGCTGGTCGGTCGTGTCCAACGGCCGGGAGGAGCCCAGCTCGACCGACAACGGGTGGACCACGTTCCGCTGGGTCGAGGAGACGCGGCTGGCGACGTACTTGACCACGGTCGGGATCGACAAGTGGACCTTCGAGCGCTCGGCGCTGGCCGACGGCACGCCGGTGGTCACCGCGTACGCGCCCGGCGTGGAGAACAAGAAACAACTGGAATCGCGGCTGCCGGAAATCCTGGAGTTCCTCGGCTCCAAATTCGGGCCGTATCCGCAGAAAGCCGCGGGCGGGATCTACCTGAACGAGGACATCGGGTTCTCGTTGGAAACGCAGGGCAGGCCGATCTACGCCAAATGGACGAACCTGGAGACGGTGGTGCACGAGAACGCGCACCAGTGGTTCGGTGATTCCGTCTCGGTGGACACCTGGGCCGATATCTGCCTGAACGAGTGTTTCGCGAGTTATTCGCAATGGCTGTGGGCCGAGGCGAAGGACAAGCAGAACCTGGACCAGCGCTACCGTTCGGCGATCGACAAGGTGCGCACCCGTGAGCAGTACTGGGCGAACAAGCTCTACGGCATGGGCAAGGGCAAGGAGTTCCACGGCGTCTACGACAAGGGCATCCTCGCGATCCACGCCCTGCGCAGGCAGGTCGGCGAGGACGCCTTCAACCGCGTGCTGAAGGAGTGGACGGCCACCCACAAGGACGGCAACGCCTCGTGGGCGCAGTTCGAGGAGTTCGTGCAGAAGACCGCGAACCAGGACCTGCGCGGCTTCTTCGACGCCTGGTTCCACGGCGACAAGATCCCGGCCGACCAGTACCTCTACCCCGGCCCCCTGCGCGGATGA
- a CDS encoding A/G-specific adenine glycosylase, translated as MDELLIDWYSKNKRDLPWREPGTTAWGVLVSEIMLQQTPVSRVEPIWREWLARWPVPSGLAAVSQGEVVRAWGKLGYPRRALRLHEAAGVIARDHGDVVPSDVDTLLALPGIGAYTARAVAVFAYGQRAPVVDTNVRRVVARAVHGAGDAGPASNTRDMADVEKLLPHEDEPAATMSIALMELGALVCTAKNPRCVDCPLLTDCAWQRAGRPEYAGPLKPVQRFAGTDRQVRGLLLDVLRDTDGPVERTRLDAVWADSAQRDRCLDSLLVDGLMEQTKTGLFALPGEHSRGHPRRGPG; from the coding sequence ATGGACGAACTGTTGATCGACTGGTACTCGAAGAACAAGCGTGACCTGCCGTGGCGCGAGCCGGGCACGACGGCGTGGGGCGTGCTGGTCAGCGAGATCATGCTGCAGCAGACGCCGGTCTCGCGCGTCGAGCCGATCTGGCGGGAGTGGCTGGCCCGGTGGCCGGTGCCGTCCGGCCTCGCCGCCGTCTCGCAGGGCGAAGTCGTGCGGGCGTGGGGAAAGCTCGGCTACCCGCGCAGGGCGTTGCGGTTGCACGAGGCCGCTGGCGTGATCGCGCGTGACCACGGCGACGTCGTTCCGTCCGATGTGGACACTCTGCTGGCGTTGCCGGGCATCGGCGCGTACACCGCGCGGGCGGTGGCGGTCTTCGCCTACGGCCAACGGGCCCCGGTCGTCGACACGAACGTCCGGCGCGTGGTCGCCCGCGCGGTGCACGGCGCGGGCGACGCCGGTCCGGCGTCGAACACGCGCGACATGGCGGACGTGGAGAAACTCCTCCCCCACGAGGACGAACCGGCCGCGACGATGTCGATCGCGCTGATGGAACTCGGCGCCCTGGTCTGCACGGCGAAGAACCCGCGCTGCGTCGACTGTCCACTGTTGACAGATTGCGCGTGGCAGCGGGCAGGCAGGCCCGAGTACGCCGGCCCGCTCAAGCCGGTGCAGCGGTTCGCCGGAACCGACCGCCAGGTCCGCGGCCTGCTGCTGGATGTCCTGCGGGACACCGACGGCCCGGTCGAACGAACCAGGCTGGACGCGGTCTGGGCGGACTCCGCGCAGCGCGACCGCTGCCTGGACTCACTGCTGGTCGACGGCCTGATGGAACAAACCAAGACCGGCCTGTTCGCCCTGCCCGGCGAACACTCACGAGGTCATCCGCGCAGGGGGCCGGGGTAG
- a CDS encoding beta-class carbonic anhydrase, translating to MSAIDELLRRNAGLTERQLGDRSTPQPSMRVALLTCMDARIRVFAIFGLAEGEAHVLRNAGGVVTDDVVRSLALSQRKLGTREVMIVQHTNCGLQTVTEDGFKDELEQASGLRPTWSVEAFREVKDSVRTSMNRVRHAIYLPHTDLVRGFVYDVHTGELTEVV from the coding sequence ATGAGTGCCATCGACGAGCTGTTGCGCCGCAATGCCGGACTCACCGAACGTCAACTCGGGGACCGGTCCACCCCGCAGCCGTCGATGCGCGTCGCATTGCTGACCTGCATGGACGCCCGGATCCGGGTGTTCGCGATTTTCGGGCTGGCCGAGGGCGAGGCGCACGTGCTGCGCAACGCGGGCGGCGTGGTCACCGACGACGTGGTCCGGTCGCTGGCGCTGAGCCAGCGCAAACTCGGCACCCGCGAGGTGATGATCGTCCAGCACACCAACTGCGGACTGCAGACGGTCACCGAGGACGGCTTCAAGGACGAGCTCGAACAGGCGAGCGGGCTGCGGCCGACGTGGTCGGTCGAGGCCTTCCGCGAGGTCAAGGACAGCGTGCGGACGTCGATGAACCGGGTGCGGCACGCGATCTACCTGCCGCACACCGACCTGGTCCGCGGCTTCGTCTACGACGTGCACACCGGGGAGCTCACCGAGGTCGTCTGA